The sequence CCAAGGTGATGGCCGACAAGCTGCTGCTCGTAGGCTCCTCGATGGGCGGTTGGCTGATGCTGCTGGTGGGCATGGCGCTGGGTGACCGGCTGCAGGCGCTGATCGGCATCGCCGCCGCGCCGGACTTTTCCAACTGGGGCTATGACGAGGAGCAGAAGGCCCAGTTGCGCGCCGGAACGACCATCTACGAGGACAGCGACTACGGCTACGATCCCATGCCGACCCACGCGAAGTTCTGGCACGACGCGGAAAACAACAAGCTTCTGGGCAGCACGATCGCGCTCACTTGCCCCGTGCGGCTGCTGCACGGGGAGGAGGATGCCGACGTCCCTCCGGACACCTCGTTCAAGCTGGCCGAGGCGCTGGCGAGCGAAGATGTCGAGGTGATGCTGATCGACGGCGGCGACCACCGCCTCTCGCGGGAGCACGATATCGAAGCCCTGCTCGACACTATCGCGGAACTTTCATGACCGATTTTGCCGTTCTCGACCTC is a genomic window of Aurantiacibacter sp. MUD11 containing:
- a CDS encoding alpha/beta hydrolase, translating into MMTQTFAFGGQQIAYRHTPGSGPAVVFLPGYMSDMAGSKATAIFDWCAQNGRECLLLDYSGCGESSGDFADGTLSQWRDEVLALVEAKVMADKLLLVGSSMGGWLMLLVGMALGDRLQALIGIAAAPDFSNWGYDEEQKAQLRAGTTIYEDSDYGYDPMPTHAKFWHDAENNKLLGSTIALTCPVRLLHGEEDADVPPDTSFKLAEALASEDVEVMLIDGGDHRLSREHDIEALLDTIAELS